The following coding sequences lie in one Lysobacter capsici genomic window:
- a CDS encoding baseplate J/gp47 family protein translates to MPLAPPPIDDRRYAQLVEDTLARASVHTPEWTNFNQSDPGVTLVQLFSFLTENLLYRANLTPERNRLKFLQMLRIPLASASAAQGLIAIDNARGEARVQTLPADLEVRAGAVPFRTQLGLDVLPVEARVYFKRRIEDPSQELLDYYRLLYASYQLPFPGEGNVQLYKTLALDRKVVDSVDLNADTVDRSLWIALLARSTDVPGDPDDPWKHLRDQLGGRTLTLGLVPALDATSAQLLPAGNAQSRNLLRFELPNVPADRRVPRDSDDRPAPAYRQLEPRTDVDLLSVPGVVQLSLPAADQLRVWDDIDPLEGGVGAMPPSLDDPALAARAITWLRISADGAAQARLRWAGINATPIRQIQRIAAEPLADGDGRPDQLRRLSRRPVLRGSVNVVTRLGDGSAQRWNEIDDLAAAAPEVPIADPRSSARDTACDTPGPTEVFELDPEAGELRFGDGLRGRRLPLGARVFASYEFCLGAQGNVAEAAIDNAPQLPSGFAVANPVRTWGGADAESTDSGEKQVRRYLQHRDRMVSVDDFESIACRAPGVQIGRIEVLPAFHPDLAPNEPGSAPGVVTVLAIPRHDPGQPDAPRADRPFLNALCRHLDPRRLVTTELVVRGADYKGLWISVGIEAAAGYAIAQVVDDVKRRLRDALAPIGPAGAMPREAALFAPRTADPARGWPLRTAVASRVLLAEVARVSGVTSVADVLLAEGERSASDVIEMGGLQLPRILGISVVVGDPLPIDALRGGGNSGGASGGGAKPVLPVPIVPETC, encoded by the coding sequence ATGCCGCTCGCACCCCCGCCCATCGACGATCGCCGCTACGCCCAACTGGTGGAGGACACGCTGGCGCGCGCGAGCGTGCATACGCCGGAGTGGACCAACTTCAACCAGAGCGACCCCGGCGTCACCCTGGTGCAGTTGTTCTCGTTCCTGACCGAGAACCTGCTGTACCGCGCCAACCTCACCCCCGAGCGCAACCGGCTCAAGTTCCTGCAGATGCTGCGCATCCCGCTGGCCAGCGCCTCGGCCGCGCAGGGCCTGATCGCGATCGACAACGCGCGCGGCGAAGCGCGGGTGCAAACCCTGCCGGCGGATCTGGAAGTGCGCGCCGGCGCGGTGCCGTTTCGCACTCAACTCGGCCTGGACGTGCTGCCGGTCGAAGCGCGGGTGTACTTCAAGCGCCGGATCGAAGACCCCTCGCAGGAACTGCTCGACTACTACCGACTGCTGTACGCGTCCTATCAACTGCCGTTCCCCGGCGAAGGCAACGTGCAGCTGTACAAGACCCTGGCGCTGGACCGCAAGGTCGTCGACAGCGTCGATCTCAACGCCGACACCGTCGACCGTTCGCTGTGGATCGCGCTGCTCGCGCGCAGCACCGACGTGCCCGGCGATCCCGACGATCCGTGGAAGCACCTGCGCGATCAACTCGGCGGCCGCACCCTGACCCTCGGTCTGGTGCCGGCGCTGGATGCGACCAGCGCGCAGCTGCTGCCGGCCGGCAATGCGCAAAGCCGCAACCTGCTGCGTTTCGAATTGCCGAACGTACCGGCCGACCGACGCGTGCCGCGCGACAGCGACGACCGCCCCGCGCCGGCGTATCGGCAACTCGAACCGCGCACCGACGTGGATCTGTTGTCGGTGCCCGGCGTCGTCCAGCTGAGCCTGCCCGCGGCCGACCAATTGCGGGTGTGGGACGACATCGATCCGCTCGAAGGCGGCGTCGGCGCGATGCCGCCGAGCCTGGACGATCCGGCCCTGGCCGCGCGCGCGATCACCTGGCTGCGCATCTCCGCCGACGGCGCCGCCCAGGCGCGCCTGCGCTGGGCCGGCATCAACGCGACTCCGATCCGGCAGATCCAGCGCATCGCCGCCGAACCGCTGGCCGACGGCGACGGCCGCCCCGATCAGCTGCGGCGCTTGTCGCGACGACCGGTGCTGCGCGGCTCGGTCAATGTGGTCACTCGGCTCGGCGACGGCAGCGCGCAACGCTGGAACGAGATCGACGATCTCGCCGCCGCCGCGCCGGAAGTGCCGATCGCCGATCCGCGCAGCAGCGCGCGCGACACGGCGTGCGACACACCCGGCCCGACCGAGGTGTTCGAACTCGATCCGGAAGCCGGCGAGCTGCGTTTCGGCGACGGCCTGCGCGGACGGCGCCTGCCGCTGGGCGCGCGGGTGTTCGCCTCCTACGAATTCTGTCTTGGCGCGCAAGGCAACGTCGCCGAAGCGGCGATCGACAACGCGCCGCAACTGCCGTCGGGCTTCGCCGTCGCCAACCCGGTGCGGACCTGGGGCGGCGCCGATGCCGAGAGCACCGACAGCGGCGAGAAACAGGTGCGCCGTTATCTGCAGCACCGCGACCGCATGGTCAGCGTCGACGATTTCGAATCGATCGCCTGCCGCGCGCCCGGCGTGCAGATCGGCCGGATCGAAGTGCTGCCCGCGTTCCATCCCGACCTCGCCCCGAACGAACCCGGCTCGGCGCCGGGCGTGGTCACCGTGCTGGCGATTCCGCGCCACGATCCGGGCCAGCCCGATGCGCCGCGTGCCGATCGCCCATTCCTCAATGCGCTGTGCCGGCACCTGGACCCACGCCGTCTGGTCACCACCGAACTGGTCGTGCGCGGCGCCGACTACAAGGGGCTGTGGATTTCGGTCGGCATCGAAGCCGCCGCCGGTTACGCGATCGCGCAAGTGGTCGACGACGTGAAGCGTCGGTTGCGCGACGCGCTCGCGCCGATCGGTCCGGCCGGCGCGATGCCGCGCGAGGCCGCGTTGTTCGCGCCGCGCACCGCCGACCCCGCGCGCGGATGGCCGCTGCGCACCGCGGTCGCGAGCCGGGTGCTGCTGGCCGAAGTCGCGCGCGTGTCGGGAGTGACCTCGGTCGCCGACGTGCTGCTGGCCGAAGGCGAACGCAGCGCCAGCGACGTGATCGAAATGGGCGGCCTGCAACTGCCGCGCATTCTCGGCATCTCGGTGGTGGTCGGCGATCCGTTGCCGATCGACGCGTTGCGCGGCGGCGGCAACAGCGGCGGCGCTTCCGGCGGCGGCGCGAAGCCGGTGCTGCCGGTGCCGATCGTGCCGGAGACCTGCTGA
- a CDS encoding LysM peptidoglycan-binding domain-containing protein: protein MALEKAHLYELDQSFAKEKDGGRKVEVQFNPETLKVTFANQIVQPQGGDQAAGNAGRQFVGAGTTKLALQLWFDVTAMEKDAVDDVRRLTQHVVYFMTPQPSEQDPKKLAPPGVRFHWGSFLFDGMVEGMEETLEFFSSDGKPLRSSITMTLSQQKILAAEFKGEGKVPNQPGQAPLKSAKQGDSLQSMAGKNGKGDWQGIASANGIEDPLRMPAGQLVDLNLSAGASIGGGLSGGIGAGPDVGISGGVSVGGGAGFGTGASIDASVGLNASLGGGASGSISFG, encoded by the coding sequence ATGGCCCTGGAAAAAGCCCATCTGTACGAACTCGATCAGAGCTTCGCCAAGGAGAAGGACGGCGGGCGCAAGGTCGAGGTGCAGTTCAATCCCGAAACGCTCAAGGTCACCTTCGCCAACCAGATCGTGCAGCCGCAGGGCGGCGACCAGGCCGCGGGCAACGCCGGCCGCCAGTTCGTCGGCGCCGGCACCACCAAGCTCGCGCTGCAGCTGTGGTTCGACGTGACCGCGATGGAAAAGGACGCGGTCGACGATGTGCGCCGGCTGACCCAGCACGTCGTCTACTTCATGACCCCGCAACCGTCCGAGCAGGACCCGAAGAAACTCGCGCCGCCCGGCGTGCGTTTTCACTGGGGCAGTTTCCTGTTCGACGGCATGGTCGAGGGCATGGAGGAAACGTTGGAGTTCTTCTCCTCCGACGGCAAGCCGCTGCGCTCGAGCATCACCATGACCTTGTCGCAGCAGAAGATCCTCGCCGCCGAATTCAAGGGCGAAGGCAAGGTGCCCAACCAGCCCGGGCAGGCGCCTCTCAAGAGCGCCAAGCAGGGCGATTCGCTGCAGTCGATGGCGGGCAAGAACGGCAAGGGCGATTGGCAGGGCATTGCCTCGGCGAACGGGATCGAGGATCCGCTGCGGATGCCCGCGGGGCAGTTGGTCGATCTGAATCTTTCCGCCGGCGCGTCGATCGGCGGTGGCTTGAGTGGCGGTATCGGCGCCGGGCCGGATGTGGGGATTTCAGGTGGGGTTTCGGTCGGGGGTGGCGCGGGCTTCGGTACGGGCGCGTCGATCGATGCTTCGGTTGGACTCAACGCCTCGCTGGGCGGCGGCGCCAGCGGCTCGATCTCGTTCGGATGA
- a CDS encoding phage tail protein, with amino-acid sequence MNVNGARFQMLFGRDDWSRCRGSDAQPLALWWDAFVSPMPMPPIDLPGWDETRSEISLQPQLIELPATSGELRLTLDARRSASADRNGNVYRVADDARSLLVTSSGSGNESAFWPAQPTDCGTQRDGQRLAFETAVAPSEPIAERYLALTTTQDDYLVVAFARGTLRGLMSFDLISGGPPLQTQWPDAIAFEPFAMCMRHGGGAWVLDRVHRQLWELDCTLAVVNAGHAMIEVAPAQIDDFQPLSGSPREQAAQRFPGGLDLAKTAVALLDPIAIQSHGEGRVMVLNRDLAGQRSQVVRLQRDGDGWSVDASQWLDALPALAHDMVHAAGLGQGGAGFEARLFIASEIGNQVHAFEVIDHDGRFSLRAPAELYPLRRYGGRALVAVSGKAHYDCGLAQPRWTPVVQQHRQRYAAQAVLVTPVFDSDELGTVWDKLLFDGSVPPDCEVEIESRAGDELSGWFDGQSQPADDAQVIGGWQREPQPRLRSDGPELPWLRREAARATRREAGTGTWELLLQHARGRYLQLRLTLRSRNGTTAPRLRALRLWAPRFSYPQRFLPAVYREDVDNGDFLERWLANCESNLTQIEDRIVNVESLFDARSVPQDALPWLAGWFDLALDPSWDERRHRLLVQHAMDFFRWRGTVHGLRIALSLAFESDFDPIVFDGPRAQDEGAGRIRIVESYQTRLVQTLVAQALPPAQVGFDQDNGPRSVQRGRLWTPAEGNAGLADRYAAWQQRTATALQQITPFSLVPPGDADAAQDWRAFAAAELGFVPGVGAAERARWQSFLQARYGQVDGLNHAHASAYTGFSDVSLPAAPPAAQAAADDWRDYCERSAGSRERKLWQDFLARRYRRIERLRGAHANAWVDFEQVPLPERLPASFAAQTDWLQFERQLLAMHRTAHRFSVLLPVASVIADPYALEQRLGLARRIVELEKPAHTVFDVRFYWAFNRVGEARLGLDTQLGAGSRASELIPDAVVGRAYLGASFVGGRERLFGRDRLSLEC; translated from the coding sequence ATGAACGTCAACGGCGCGCGCTTCCAGATGCTGTTCGGCCGCGACGACTGGTCGCGCTGCCGCGGCAGCGACGCGCAGCCGTTGGCGCTGTGGTGGGATGCGTTCGTCAGTCCCATGCCGATGCCGCCGATCGACCTGCCGGGTTGGGACGAGACCCGCTCGGAGATTTCGCTGCAGCCGCAATTGATCGAACTGCCCGCCACCTCCGGCGAACTGCGCCTGACCCTGGACGCGCGCCGTAGCGCCAGCGCCGACCGCAACGGCAACGTCTACCGCGTCGCCGACGATGCGCGTTCGTTGCTCGTGACCTCCTCGGGCAGCGGCAACGAAAGCGCGTTCTGGCCGGCGCAACCGACCGATTGCGGCACCCAGCGCGACGGACAGCGCCTGGCGTTCGAAACCGCCGTCGCGCCGAGCGAACCGATCGCCGAACGTTACCTCGCCTTGACCACGACCCAGGACGACTACCTCGTAGTCGCCTTCGCCCGCGGCACGCTGCGCGGATTGATGAGTTTCGACTTGATCTCCGGCGGCCCGCCGCTGCAGACCCAATGGCCGGACGCGATCGCGTTCGAGCCGTTCGCGATGTGCATGCGCCACGGCGGCGGCGCGTGGGTGCTCGACCGCGTGCATCGGCAGTTGTGGGAACTCGATTGCACCCTGGCCGTGGTCAACGCCGGTCACGCGATGATCGAAGTCGCGCCTGCGCAGATCGACGATTTCCAGCCGCTGTCCGGATCGCCGCGCGAACAGGCGGCGCAGCGTTTCCCCGGCGGCCTCGACCTGGCCAAGACCGCGGTCGCCCTGCTCGATCCGATCGCGATCCAGTCGCACGGCGAGGGCCGGGTGATGGTGCTCAATCGCGATCTCGCCGGACAGCGCTCGCAGGTCGTGCGCCTGCAGCGCGACGGCGACGGCTGGAGTGTGGATGCCTCGCAATGGCTCGACGCCCTGCCCGCGCTCGCTCACGACATGGTCCATGCCGCGGGTCTGGGGCAAGGCGGCGCGGGCTTTGAAGCGCGCTTGTTCATCGCCAGCGAGATCGGCAACCAGGTGCATGCCTTCGAAGTGATCGATCACGACGGCCGCTTCAGCCTGCGCGCGCCGGCCGAACTGTACCCGCTGCGCCGCTACGGCGGCCGCGCGCTGGTCGCGGTGTCCGGCAAGGCGCACTACGACTGCGGCCTGGCGCAACCGCGCTGGACCCCGGTGGTGCAACAGCATCGCCAGCGCTATGCCGCGCAGGCGGTGCTGGTCACGCCGGTGTTCGACAGCGACGAACTCGGCACGGTCTGGGACAAGCTGCTGTTCGACGGCAGCGTGCCGCCCGATTGCGAGGTCGAGATCGAAAGCCGCGCGGGCGACGAGCTCAGCGGCTGGTTCGACGGTCAATCGCAACCGGCCGACGACGCGCAGGTGATCGGCGGCTGGCAGCGCGAACCGCAGCCGCGGCTGCGCAGCGACGGCCCGGAACTGCCGTGGTTGCGGCGCGAGGCCGCGCGCGCGACCCGTCGCGAAGCCGGCACCGGCACCTGGGAACTGCTGCTGCAACACGCGCGCGGCCGCTACCTGCAACTGCGGCTGACCCTGCGCAGCCGCAACGGCACCACCGCGCCGCGCTTGCGCGCACTGCGGCTGTGGGCGCCGCGTTTCTCCTACCCGCAACGTTTCCTGCCGGCGGTGTACCGCGAAGACGTCGACAACGGCGACTTCCTCGAACGCTGGCTGGCCAATTGCGAAAGCAACCTGACCCAGATCGAGGACCGCATCGTCAATGTCGAATCGCTGTTCGACGCGCGCAGCGTCCCGCAGGACGCGCTGCCGTGGCTGGCCGGCTGGTTCGACCTGGCGCTCGATCCGTCCTGGGACGAACGCCGGCATCGCCTGCTGGTCCAGCACGCGATGGATTTCTTCCGTTGGCGCGGCACCGTGCATGGCTTGCGCATCGCCTTGTCGCTCGCGTTCGAAAGCGACTTCGATCCGATCGTGTTCGACGGCCCGCGCGCGCAGGACGAAGGCGCCGGACGCATCCGCATCGTCGAGTCGTACCAGACGCGGCTGGTCCAGACCTTGGTCGCGCAGGCGCTGCCGCCCGCGCAGGTCGGCTTCGATCAAGACAACGGTCCGCGCAGCGTGCAGCGCGGTCGCCTGTGGACGCCGGCCGAAGGCAACGCCGGGCTCGCCGATCGCTATGCGGCCTGGCAGCAACGCACGGCCACCGCGCTGCAACAGATCACGCCGTTCTCGCTGGTACCGCCAGGCGACGCCGATGCGGCGCAGGACTGGCGCGCGTTCGCCGCCGCCGAACTGGGCTTCGTACCCGGCGTCGGCGCGGCCGAGCGCGCGCGCTGGCAATCGTTCCTGCAGGCGCGCTACGGCCAGGTCGATGGGTTGAACCACGCCCACGCCAGCGCTTACACCGGCTTCAGCGACGTGTCGCTGCCGGCCGCGCCGCCGGCCGCGCAGGCCGCGGCCGACGACTGGCGCGATTACTGCGAACGCAGCGCCGGATCGCGCGAACGCAAGCTGTGGCAGGACTTCCTCGCCCGCCGCTATCGCCGGATCGAACGCCTGCGCGGCGCGCACGCCAACGCCTGGGTCGATTTCGAACAAGTGCCCCTGCCCGAGCGCCTGCCGGCGAGTTTCGCCGCGCAGACCGACTGGCTGCAGTTCGAACGCCAGCTGCTGGCGATGCATCGCACCGCGCATCGCTTCTCGGTATTGCTGCCGGTCGCCAGCGTGATCGCCGATCCGTATGCGCTGGAGCAGCGTCTGGGCCTGGCGCGGCGCATCGTCGAACTGGAAAAACCCGCGCACACCGTGTTCGACGTGCGCTTCTACTGGGCCTTCAACCGCGTCGGCGAAGCGCGGCTGGGGCTCGATACACAGTTGGGTGCCGGCAGCCGCGCGAGCGAGCTGATCCCCGATGCCGTGGTGGGCCGTGCCTACCTCGGCGCCAGTTTCGTCGGCGGTCGCGAGCGCCTGTTCGGCCGCGACCGGCTGTCGCTCGAATGCTGA
- a CDS encoding phage late control D family protein, whose protein sequence is MADSGTSPIKPSRPSVEIDGRRQDTLTSSLMSLDISESEAGLACCELVFGNWGGADTPGFQHFGRDLLEFGKPLTIKLGDAKLFEGRISAISASYPDGGTPQIGVCAEDRLQDLRMTRRTRGFADASLADVARSIAGDHGLQAQVDLSGDSHKLLAQVNQSDLAFLRDLARHEDAQIWVEGTQLKAVQRARRNGPSLELSWAGPLREFEVRADLANQRTQLTGAGWSVTDKRAAKHEADDAAIRAELGGKDSGAQTLQRAFGKRADSLVHACPLSDGEARVLAESSFRHMARRFVVGHGVAETRDSLRVGTRLTIKGIGPLFEGDYTVTQVQIRFDPKLGMRTEFWCDRPMIGRGG, encoded by the coding sequence ATGGCCGATAGCGGAACATCGCCGATCAAACCTTCGCGCCCCTCGGTGGAAATCGACGGCCGGCGCCAGGACACGCTGACCAGTTCGCTGATGTCGTTGGACATCAGCGAATCGGAAGCGGGACTGGCGTGCTGCGAGCTGGTATTCGGCAACTGGGGCGGAGCGGACACGCCCGGTTTCCAGCATTTCGGCCGCGACCTGCTGGAATTCGGCAAGCCGCTGACGATCAAGCTCGGCGACGCGAAACTGTTCGAAGGCCGGATCTCGGCGATCTCGGCCAGCTACCCCGATGGCGGCACGCCGCAGATCGGCGTGTGCGCCGAAGACCGCCTGCAGGACCTGCGCATGACCCGGCGCACCCGCGGCTTCGCCGATGCCAGCCTGGCCGACGTGGCGCGCAGCATCGCCGGCGATCACGGCCTGCAGGCGCAGGTCGATCTCAGCGGCGACAGCCACAAGCTGCTGGCGCAGGTCAATCAGAGCGACCTCGCCTTCCTGCGCGACCTCGCCCGCCACGAAGACGCGCAGATCTGGGTCGAAGGCACCCAGCTCAAGGCGGTGCAGCGCGCGCGTCGCAACGGGCCGTCGCTGGAATTGTCGTGGGCCGGCCCGCTGCGCGAATTCGAAGTGCGCGCCGACCTCGCCAACCAACGCACCCAGTTGACCGGCGCCGGCTGGAGCGTGACCGACAAACGCGCGGCCAAGCACGAGGCCGACGACGCGGCGATCCGCGCCGAACTCGGCGGCAAGGACAGCGGCGCGCAGACCTTGCAGCGCGCGTTCGGCAAACGCGCCGACAGCCTGGTCCACGCCTGTCCGCTGTCCGACGGCGAAGCGCGGGTGCTGGCCGAATCGAGTTTTCGTCATATGGCGCGGCGTTTCGTCGTCGGCCATGGCGTGGCCGAGACCCGCGATAGCTTGCGGGTCGGCACGCGCTTGACGATCAAGGGCATCGGCCCGCTGTTCGAAGGCGACTACACGGTGACGCAGGTGCAGATCCGCTTCGACCCCAAACTGGGCATGCGCACCGAGTTCTGGTGCGACCGTCCGATGATCGGACGGGGAGGCTGA
- a CDS encoding GPW/gp25 family protein, with protein sequence MNDSVFGRGFSFPPRVGPDGGFVWSSGEANIRESIAIILKTEPGERVGVPDYGAGLARFLFEPNNAGTHARMREAMQRALARWERRIQVEDVEVVAHPSEAETALATITYRLVATASRERISLAIPLAVN encoded by the coding sequence ATGAACGACAGCGTGTTCGGACGCGGGTTCTCGTTCCCGCCGCGGGTCGGGCCGGACGGCGGCTTCGTGTGGTCGTCGGGCGAAGCCAACATCCGCGAGTCGATCGCGATCATCCTCAAGACCGAGCCGGGCGAACGCGTCGGCGTACCCGACTACGGCGCCGGGCTCGCGCGGTTCCTGTTCGAACCCAACAACGCCGGCACCCACGCGCGCATGCGCGAGGCGATGCAGCGTGCGCTGGCGCGCTGGGAACGGCGCATCCAGGTCGAAGACGTCGAGGTCGTCGCGCATCCGAGCGAGGCCGAGACCGCGTTGGCGACGATCACCTACCGGCTGGTCGCCACCGCGTCGCGCGAGCGCATCAGCCTCGCCATTCCGCTGGCCGTGAACTGA
- a CDS encoding phage tail protein: MATLRDRPYVQFNFLVDLGDGVTDGPQAGFQELSGIGMEVTVAEYRTGNAKENSVMKITGMNKSTDVTMKRGVIGSLNLYQWLDQIRNGDQKAMRTVTIHLQNEDHTQIVQTWKLLRARIIKHTSGPFNAKGTDVAMEELVLAYERLEME, from the coding sequence ATGGCCACCCTTCGCGATCGCCCGTACGTGCAATTCAACTTCCTCGTCGACCTGGGCGACGGGGTCACCGACGGGCCGCAGGCCGGGTTCCAGGAACTCAGCGGCATCGGCATGGAAGTCACCGTGGCCGAATACCGCACCGGCAACGCCAAAGAAAACAGCGTGATGAAGATCACCGGCATGAACAAATCCACCGACGTGACGATGAAGCGCGGCGTGATCGGTTCGCTCAACCTCTACCAATGGCTCGACCAGATCCGCAACGGCGACCAAAAAGCCATGCGCACGGTCACCATCCATCTGCAGAACGAGGATCACACCCAGATCGTGCAGACCTGGAAGCTGTTGCGCGCGCGGATCATCAAGCACACCAGCGGCCCGTTCAACGCCAAGGGCACCGACGTGGCGATGGAAGAGCTGGTGCTCGCCTACGAACGGCTGGAGATGGAGTAA
- a CDS encoding phage tail protein, translating into MSAQPYPFTNFNFSVEINRGSDAKPLANAAFAECDGLEMSMEVKTIRQGGDNGRQIRLNGAVSYGQLTLKRGMSENFDLWDWFRDSIADPRLRANAEVVLLAPDGNTVRARFVLSRCVPVKLKAPAMNARDGQIAIEEFQMAYETLALKRPGDH; encoded by the coding sequence ATGAGCGCGCAGCCCTACCCGTTCACCAATTTCAATTTCTCCGTCGAGATCAACCGCGGCAGCGACGCCAAGCCCTTGGCCAATGCCGCGTTTGCCGAATGCGACGGGCTGGAGATGAGCATGGAGGTCAAGACCATCCGCCAGGGCGGCGACAACGGCCGCCAGATCCGCCTCAACGGCGCGGTCAGCTACGGCCAGCTCACCCTCAAGCGCGGCATGAGCGAGAACTTCGATTTGTGGGACTGGTTCCGCGACTCCATCGCCGATCCGCGCCTGCGCGCCAACGCCGAGGTCGTGCTGCTCGCGCCCGACGGCAATACGGTGCGCGCGCGCTTCGTGTTGTCGCGCTGCGTGCCGGTCAAGCTCAAAGCGCCGGCGATGAACGCGCGCGACGGCCAGATCGCCATCGAGGAATTCCAGATGGCCTACGAAACCCTAGCGCTCAAGCGTCCGGGCGATCACTGA
- a CDS encoding phage baseplate assembly protein V, whose protein sequence is MRIVDLPAYEQLLDERLPMGWSGRWYGVFVALVVDIKDPDNQGRVKVALPWSPDAGGQRFEAWARLATMFGGNNRGSWFVPDVDDEVLVGFEHGDPRRPCVLGGLWNGRDKPPASMDGAGKNYKKVLRSRNGVQITLDDQDGREQLLLETPGGQTFTLKDGPGAVEIADSNGNSVKLETAGITITAAVKVTVNASQVAVSAGMVTVDAAMSSFSGVVKADTVICNSIVSASYTPGAGNIW, encoded by the coding sequence ATGCGCATCGTCGACCTGCCCGCCTACGAACAACTGCTCGACGAACGCCTGCCGATGGGCTGGAGCGGACGCTGGTACGGCGTGTTCGTGGCGCTGGTCGTCGACATCAAGGACCCGGACAACCAGGGCCGGGTCAAGGTCGCGTTGCCGTGGTCGCCCGATGCCGGCGGGCAGCGTTTCGAGGCGTGGGCGCGGCTGGCGACCATGTTCGGCGGCAATAACCGCGGCAGCTGGTTCGTGCCGGATGTGGACGACGAAGTGCTGGTCGGTTTCGAACACGGCGACCCACGCCGGCCGTGCGTGCTCGGCGGCCTGTGGAACGGCCGCGACAAACCGCCGGCCTCGATGGACGGCGCCGGCAAGAACTACAAGAAGGTGCTGCGTTCGCGCAACGGCGTGCAGATCACCCTCGACGATCAGGACGGCCGCGAACAACTGCTGCTGGAAACCCCGGGCGGGCAGACCTTCACCCTCAAGGACGGCCCCGGCGCGGTCGAGATCGCCGACAGCAACGGCAATTCGGTCAAGCTCGAAACCGCCGGCATCACCATCACCGCCGCGGTCAAGGTCACCGTCAACGCCAGCCAGGTCGCGGTCAGCGCCGGCATGGTCACGGTGGATGCGGCGATGTCGAGTTTCTCCGGCGTGGTCAAGGCCGACACGGTCATCTGCAACAGCATCGTCAGCGCGTCGTATACGCCGGGCGCGGGGAACATCTGGTGA